One Vibrio taketomensis DNA window includes the following coding sequences:
- the ychF gene encoding redox-regulated ATPase YchF — protein sequence MGFKCGIVGLPNVGKSTLFNALTKAGIEAANFPFCTIEPNTGVVPVPDLRLDALSKIVNPQRVLPTTMEFVDIAGLVAGASRGEGLGNKFLANIRETDAIGHVVRCFENENIIHVAGKVSPIEDIEVINLELALADLDSCERAIQRNAKKAKGGDKDAKFELAVLEKLLPVLTEGGSARTVDLSKEELAAVGYLNFLTLKPTMYIANVNEDGFENNPYLDAVREFAAKENNVVVPVCASIESEMAELEDDEREEFLADMGIEEPGLNRVIRAGYELLSLHTYFTAGVKEVRAWTIPVGATAPKAAGKIHTDFEKGFIRAEVVGYDDFIQYKGESGAKDAGKWRLEGKDYIVKDGDVVHFRFNV from the coding sequence ATGGGTTTTAAATGTGGCATCGTTGGTCTACCAAACGTAGGTAAATCAACTCTGTTCAATGCACTAACTAAAGCGGGTATCGAAGCAGCAAACTTCCCGTTCTGTACTATCGAACCAAACACTGGTGTGGTTCCAGTGCCAGATCTACGTCTAGATGCGCTATCAAAAATCGTGAACCCTCAGCGCGTACTGCCGACTACGATGGAATTCGTAGACATCGCAGGCCTAGTTGCGGGTGCATCTCGCGGTGAAGGTCTAGGTAACAAATTCCTAGCTAACATCCGTGAAACTGACGCAATTGGTCACGTTGTTCGTTGTTTTGAAAACGAAAACATCATTCACGTTGCAGGTAAAGTATCACCGATCGAAGACATCGAAGTGATCAACCTAGAACTTGCTCTAGCTGACCTAGACTCTTGTGAGCGTGCGATTCAACGTAACGCTAAAAAAGCAAAAGGCGGCGACAAAGACGCTAAATTTGAACTAGCTGTACTAGAAAAGCTACTTCCAGTTCTTACTGAAGGTGGTTCAGCGCGCACAGTAGATCTTTCTAAAGAAGAACTAGCAGCGGTTGGTTACCTAAACTTCCTAACGCTTAAGCCGACGATGTACATCGCTAACGTGAACGAAGATGGTTTCGAAAACAACCCTTACCTAGACGCGGTTCGTGAGTTTGCAGCAAAAGAAAACAACGTTGTTGTACCTGTTTGTGCATCAATCGAATCTGAAATGGCTGAGCTTGAAGATGATGAGCGCGAAGAGTTCCTAGCAGACATGGGTATCGAAGAACCAGGTCTAAACCGCGTGATCCGCGCAGGTTACGAATTGCTGAGCCTTCACACTTACTTCACTGCAGGCGTTAAAGAAGTTCGCGCATGGACTATCCCTGTAGGCGCAACTGCACCAAAAGCAGCGGGTAAGATCCACACTGACTTCGAAAAAGGCTTCATTCGTGCTGAAGTTGTTGGTTACGACGACTTTATCCAATACAAAGGTGAAAGCGGCGCGAAAGATGCAGGTAAATGGCGTCTTGAAGGCAAAGATTACATCGTAAAAGATGGTGATGTGGTTCATTTCCGCTTCAACGTATAA